CAGAAGCCAAACGCTATCAACGAACATGCGTGTGCATTTGCTGCAATACTGCTGAAACATTCTCATAACAATTGTTGGACatggaaatggaaaaattctaTTGATACCGCCACAATTGAGATTTCGTTCCCGGACTTCtcccaaatgcaaatgaatattgaaaaaaaatgttgagataCGGTATCTTAGAaagaatttaacttttattttagttgggaacatcagCACAATTTTTATTggtgccaccctaatgtacacatATAATAAAATAGAAGAGAAGAGACTTTTAATTGCCACTCGACAGATAAGATATGAGACTTGTGTCTCATCGTTAGTGtctattttcaatatatttaataatattaaattttctacaaaagtaattgctatttttagtaaatgttttttttttgaatgaaaaCAGTAGCGTTATTTTTATTGACCTTTGTTTGCCAGAgacataaaataatttaatcatttaaaataagagaattattattttgaaatatttccacCTATTCCAACGTACCCTTTCGGTAAGcctacaacaccatagtggggagggtattatgcgtttgtgctgatatttgtaacactcaaaaatattagtctaacgatCACCTCATTTGCAttagaataaaattaattttaaactttaacttcgatttttcatatgcaTATTCATGATGCTtctgcatattttattttttttaactattttattttttatgtgcatatttaaacttgctttacttaaaagtttttaatttaatttatttccattttcagGTACCAGTTGAttcattgatttaaaaatatatatgaggTATGTAATTTTATGAATAGTATTaaacaggcgcggatccagattAACCGTGGGGggcgtaaataaaatttactaaaaagttttcttgttttcattaaaacttttcggttttggggggaggcgaatttatttttttctcccaCCAGGATCCGCGCCTGGTATTATACCATTATTTAGCAATATTTTTCAGATTGATTACAATTTCATTACTTATTAATTTAGTTGTataagtttaaactttaaagtaaTTCAAACAGTATTAAACTCTTAAGGAAATCATTCATATCATTTAGCGATAATATTGCCTCTAAGTGGGTTtactttaaaatgtatataacctGACTGAGTGATTgtctgactgattcatcatagTCGATACCTCTTACACTATGCGAAAAATGGTAGAAGTCAGTGGTCGGCGGGTGTTCGGCTTACCGGGAAATGTTATATCGGTCAAGTTATATACTCCAGGTGTTTCACTGAGGAATCAGGCTATATCGATTTGAAGATAGTATgtagtgtccaaaaaaccgtcaaatttaaaaaaccggtttccggtttaagcgaaaaagtgtgtttttgaaaaaaccggttttgatttttgtcttttaCCGGTTTTTGTCcttgtttgaaataaaaaatagaatagATTTAGTCTCTTACCTCTTGGAATACGACTTCAATTACGtgtgttacatattttttttgttttggaattttttatttattttttatgtacataacTGTCAAATTATGTTggctttttgattttttttaaaaaaaattttgaaaccaataaataaaagttatgaaatcaaatatttatgaattctgaaacagtattccggggggataTTTGTATGTGGACTAGGAGAAATCAAGGACAGATAGGCCAAAAAAACCTTATCACCAGAGTGtatctgtgtaaaatttcagccagctagttCCTTTCGCATGGGGCTTATCGTGTTTTTAACAGATCAAAAGACGGAGGGCTAGATCAtcttatttatactttttggttctcgACTAATATTTCGATGACAAAAACAATTTACcctccatcttttttgatggtgggtataaaaagaacTATGTAatagtacacagagaaaacagattcgtgatagtaACCGAAttcgttgccaatcgaatgattctaccttaatgatcgaattttacagttgtggctacaaaattgtggaagaggtaacaaaagtttgattgcttcaaccgaaattcttctttatcaacggAGTTTcagttgatagaaccgaaaaattcgatgtgtgcaactgaatcatttgattggcaacaaattcggttgctatcacgaatctgttttctctgtgtaatatTTCTTCTGACTGTTCGTTTTGATTcataatattcaatattttaatatttgattcATAAACAttggtcggcataaagagaacataTTTGATAAATTGTAATTATATAGCCAACATGAATTTAGAGGTACATTTTTTCGTCTAATGGTATCTTAATATGTAGCGGAATATATGCTAGTgctatatataatttaataaatatagtgattttatttaaatacattggAATTTTGCATTTCCCTttttaacaacaacattttttaacaataggcagtttaataaaactttatttagataaaaacattttactaaaaaaaataaattaaagaaaatcaaaaattgcccaatttcaaaagttttaatCAAGAAggctaattttaacaaatattctgTGTGTCCATGACATGATCATTATGATTACTTGTACAAGCAAACTTTTTGTGGTGTTTCCTGGCAAACAAGCATCTTTTCAACAAACATACGCATGTAAACATACAACGAATAGACAAGATTTACATGCTTGTCAGCAGGCCGGACGACATACATTTCCATATTCTAAGAACCATGACaaagttttaattgaaattaaaaactttgttataCACGAGtattaaattgaattgaaaatataataaattaaaaaaatgttctggAAAAAGAGGGAAAGTCCCACACACACATAACTAAAATGCAGAGAAAGGGGCGAATATTGCGAGTTCAGTTAAAATTGATGTTACATTAATGCaagtttaaattgttaaataacgGTGGGAAATAATGGTATTTCATTTCTAGTTGATTTCTAGCAGTTGTATTGATTGATTGTACCGATTTGCAGatataaaaataagattttccataatttttaattggtgcttaatttttttttctagttttttgtttgttttttttttttggtaaaaatctTGCTCTTATTATGCTACGAATTCTTTTCATATCTATCGTTTTCCAAAGATTTCACAAGAATATGTATTTCTTATACTCTAATCTTATTAAATAGTTCATTTGATATTTGATTGCCCATGATGGGCTTTGGACTAAAATTAACGTATTGTTTAAAGCTTTTCTTTAAATCCTCATaatttggaataaaaatttaagaagtCCATCCAATCTACATATATGtagtcccctcaataaaacaatagtgtataagcatatacaccattattttttattgcataataagattcataactgattctatatgtggtcaaaatttggtgaaattctacttccacaaagtgggtcaaaagatcaatagaaatattacttttggtGCAGATGTCTACtgacacaaaaattttaaactcaattatttcgaaatggcaaaaaattatacactattgttttattaaggggacgatatgtatgtcgataatgttgaaaattatcatttagaaaaccaattatttaaatatttacgaaATTCCTAGTTTCCCTAaccaataaatgtaaaaatatcacaaaaacatgaaataaatgcAACAACTGTCAgagaaaaacaatgaaaactgTTGCCATTTGAAAATGTAAACATGCATTTTGTGCTCGTACATCTGTCATTTTGGTATTTTacagcaaaaactaaaaaaaaaaatttttttgtaaatttggcCTTAAggcaaaaacgaaaaaaaacatCTAATAGATATAACAAATGTAACAAGTGTAACAACATTAACACCAACATCATTATTGTCAACAACAGTCCTCAGCAGCATCACCATGGACGACAGTATTATTACAGCCAGAGCAGCAGAAATATTATGCCTACAACAAGCATTTCACTAAGTGAAACAATGTTGCTTGTAATCGAATATGTTTGATAAGCAATTTGTGTTTATGACTTTATTGTTGTTTCTGTAacacatacaacaacaacaattgctAATACTACATCATACATATTACATTCTGTTGCTGCTATTGCTGTCTTTTATGCAAAACTTTCCATGTAGAGAAAATCCTATTTTCTGTTTTCATTTACTGTATCTCCCTCCTCCTTCCTTCCTTTGCTTTTCTTGTAGTAAAAAATCTTTTCTGAAATTGCTTTAAatcacaatattttgtaaaacattttgTATGACAAGAGCTTTTATGGatcttaaacattttcaatttgttctgtttaatgttgctaaacatttttgttttgtcttCTTCTGTAAATTGATTTATTGTTCGATTTTAGTTGAagaaatatttatcaaatttgtttttgctgTAGGTGGAGTAATATTATTGGgttgttggttttgtttctCGATTAGAGATAAGCTATCTGgtgtatatttttatctaaCTACGggaaaagtattgaaaaaaccAGGACCTAAACAATTTAGTTATGTTAGTTATTAAGAAAGTAAAGAACAGTGTTAATTCTGTTTTCATTTGTCtgccgcacagtggggcagaatcgaaattttttggaaataaatctggcatttctaaacggctggttcgatcgggataaaatttgacgtgaccgtagccaaggagtattcgagtttaagtaattaaaatgggccctacaaataatccaggggcggcgctatgggggctaaaagtagggtaccttcgacatgtaaaatttttaaacacgtgtcatttgtatttaataacttatagtaaaattccactgataatattttttcggaacattttaaccccttaaatccctgttttaatggtgtttgttgctcttttttaaaagaaggacaaaaaagacccatgccttggtgatttagagggttaacatattatacaaaaatattcttcgtaacattttacataaatttgctgaatacattttatacctaaaatgtaggaatcacatggtttcttatggcgattaacaataagaatgtgccagagttgggaaaattTAACCCactctcaaatgaaattcagatgtaaactttcaatacgccgatacacgtatcttttttttgtctgctctatcaaaatttattggtcggaccttgtaattttggaaaaaatttgattttgttgtatagtgttatttactggttcaaccTTTTTAGtcaatttttatcataatattcctgccaatttttttgaactgattttactcaTTTTTAACGGCAAacatttcagatcattagagtaatTATATAAGTTTTGATTTAGCCATAAAAATGGATAAATTTCATTCGGTCCAAGAACGAAGCATATTCAAATATCTTCCCGAAATAGGTCTCTATCGGTTACAAATGTTTCATTTGTATAGAAATCGACGTAAATTTCGCTccgaaaaagaaaattttatgacgatcggtcgataacactgtccaacaaattgagactttttgattggaacaggataccgaccctataattctgaaagggcatgttgagtagataatttttgtagaataaacttatagtccacctggtcggaattttttttacagtgggtcaaatttttaattttttggtcgaaaggagcagtatactaactaaaaaatgttgtaagttaatgtcttattgtcagagttatattgtggaattttatgggattatttttgtggaagatcttaaccctctaactcctctccttaggggtcaatttgacctttTTTAAtgtcttattgtcagagttatattgtggaattttatgggattatttttgtggaagatcttaaccctctaactcctctccttaggggtcaatttgaccttttttcgagaaaatgaaagaaagtcctttcaaaaaatttgaggattaaaatattcgacgaaaatttttgccttttctttggggtcaccaaagataccaaagatatagataaagcactttacgcttaattagcaaaattgcacgccaccttgggtgtcatattttttaaaaaaatcgtcaaaaatctatttataatccgaatgagctgatttaaaatataaatagccctagagaagatcaacaaaaatatatatacacatgtagattatcacttttaggtcaagagttatttaggtttatttatttacttttttttaattttgttcgatctttttttagttttttagatatgtcgggcctacggtgcacagtgtggtagatcgcaaatctaactggacaaaattaataaatcacgttgggtTGACTTCTCAattatgaatcatataaaaaatgagttcaaatatataaacgattataaaaaaccaacttttttttcgcaatgtattttgaaagtagaagtcatactggaaaagttaaaaaatgtatggcggtcgcaagaatgcacaagatatttttgatttaccttgaagTGAACACTTGAAAGATTAACACAAATATAGTTTCACAGGAACTATCCGGAATAAatagctttaactctacttgaaaaaaggaaatattttattttttctttgtgtaggtcatactggaaaagtgaaaaaaaatgtatggcggtcgcaaaaatgcgcaagatgtttttgatttaccttaaagtgaacacttgacagattaacccaaatatagttttacagcggaactatgcggaataaacagctttaactctactttaAAAAAggaagtattttattttttccaatttctgatcttctcacaaaaaatagttttttttaatagttacaatggaaataattaaatgaaaattgttgcatatttccttgaaatagagcttaataatataaacaaattatgacaataaaatcaccgtagcctttttaatcataaaccaaagtcacacaaaaaatacacttctctttgaaatcttaatgtacctgttgacaacaactgactttatagcttagtttttcctaatcggagctaaaaaccaaaaaaaacaaacatgaattacagttccctattgtattgagaagctcattaaatgatcagaaggaatgttgccagacatttattttttaagtttgtaaaaatttgtaaacaaatttttaaaaaatacggtcatttttacatgttccaactttggatgcgtgtaactttttatagggacgacataacTGTTAACAAGTTACttttatagtattcgaaattttatcgcaaatattggtgatattttaaaaaacaatttcgaaacacCGTAGGctcgacatatctaaaaaactaaaaaaagatggaacaaatttaaaaaaaataaataaatatttatattttaaatacattttacaactttggtatctttggtgacccccactgaaattttcgggcaaacattttcgtagaatatttgaatccttgaatgtcctttttgaaaggactttatttgattttctcaaaaaagggtcaaattgacccctaaagagaggagctaaagggttaagatcttccacaaaaattatccccatgaaattccataatataactctgaccataagaactctctcagatattaacttacaacatttttttcagttagtatactgctcccttcgatcaaaaaatgaaaactttgacccactgtaaaaaaaaattcagaccagctggactataagtttattctacaaaaatgctctactcaacatgccctttcagaattatagggtcgctattctgtaccaaaaatgctgttggacagtgtaattagttatagctccaaTATAATGTCCACTTCtgcaatttaatgatttttcaaCATCGCCATGATTATGTTTTATAGAAACTAATTATGGGACTAGTAGTATGTTGGTTCCCTCCCTCTAtggttaattttaataaaattgtccgACAGTATTATAATATCCAAAACAGCATCTACATATTAGTTTGGGTTAGTTTCGTGACCATGCTAAACGCCATGAAAAAGTCCTAGTTTTATGTCGTTTCTCTTCCATCATTTatctgtattttatttattactttaaatGGTCATTTTAGCCCAATTAGTggtgaattaattatttactttataatacataaatttagaaattattaaataatttggaaaaagcTTCGCCATAAACTATGAttgattgttattttaagtgCGACATTTAAAACCTTTATCAATATTAAGacatttatctaaaaatatatacacatatatacatacgtacatatataaaaatatttcatacacttgcggaaaaatatatttgatattaaaataaaaacataatatatgtatgtatatggctTTATGTATGTCTAGGgtctttttgaaatttcatttacgatcattattacaacttgcctttaagttcgaaatagttaaagttaaccttaagtagtagaaaaagatgcatttaaagttaacttttactatttcgaaattaaagacaagttgtaataatgacccttaataaagaattttgaaatgttaaatttgtggatttgaaatacatatggggcatttcatgtcaagtgccaacttttgaaatcgatatcttccgatcgggatgaaatttgcaccaatgttagttctattggatagtaattcagacaaatAGTTTtatagatagctctttcttcacttttttgaaaaaaaaaaaaaaaaaattgatgtattttttctgaaatcaaaaacttttttcacaatgggccctttttttcttaaaataaagcttagatattttccttgaagacatatttggtcgcttagtgggatgcgagttcggtatctatcaaaataataaaatttttgactttttttgcaaaatcaaaaattttgttgacttttttatcaaaaaacaaaacaaaagcttAATAAtaggcccttttttaaatttattttctcaaaataatGCTAAGTGGGATGAGAGTGGGATGTCtatcaaaacaaatgttttaactctttaaaatcaaaacaattgcatttttactttaatcaaggtttggtttacgtggtagttcactacgtgcgaacaatcaagtagagtcgaagggaccccgttttgatattaatcaaggttagtttattataaaaagtaagaaaaaattaatcaaaacatgaaaaaaccaccccattccaaggttttttgtggagtgaagtggttagtttactcacaaccgtggcggttggcattaaaaataactatgatacaaatttttgtttcgtatacatttttttgaaatcgaatatttttgactaaattttccgaccaaacaaccgaaatatcaaagtaacactgaacaataaacactctgtgctttttttattgaatgcgtgaaagtctcttaaaaaaactgatttttacaatatttttaaattaatatatttatctaaccagagcacccaGAAGGCAAACTTTTGcagaaaatcataaacgatgacttaaaaaaatataattgtttagcaaaatgtcaGTAGACATAAACTaagttttaaagactatagaaaatgtggttagtaaactaaccaccaaaccgcaaagagttaacacaaaaattgtatatcttgagttacaaaacattcaTTCATATCTAtgattcacttgacatgaaatgctccatatgtatatatgaaattttataattttgtccgaAAATgctactttgacccaaaactcgaaacttcaaataaaatgtgcaaaacTTAAAACgtccaaaaagtgcaaaataataCCTAGGGAGACAAAATCATCTAAAGCGGACATTtagtattttattacaaatgaaTAACTAGGCCaataaagataaaatttaacaaataggcTATTTTTTCTGAGCAATTGATCGTAGATTTGCACAGTTTTCGTTACACACATGAGTTATGTGACATTAACTTTCGccaaattaaaatagaaaattggtaatttttcttaaacatttataaaagaaaaagtacGAGTGGTacgttttgatttttataatcaAAAGTTCACagtaatataaaatatgaattcacAGAAGGgggactttaaaatatttttctgctcatttttctgaaatgttgaatgaatatagttatatatttataagttCAAACTTAAATAGAAGTACAGAGGTCAATCTTAGAATGTTCATTTAATCATTGCGCTACAAATATTCAACTTCATTTCCTTTCAATCAGCTGTCATTATATTGGGCGTTTTACTCTAAGTGTACTAGAGACATATGTATATGTTCTACTAGGTCTTATCAGCATACcggtataaaaacaattaaattcattaaaaatttgattaaatgaTGAATTCAGTAGcacacacataaaattgttagtaaACAAAACAGAGACCAACAACAATCTGTAAAAAACCGTAAAAACATGAATGTTTCACTAAAAAAACGACATGCTGATATTagatacatttttgtttaactacAAAGCAGAAACAGAATTAATATGAATCAAAGAGATAAGGTAATACAGAACAATTTTTTATTGgccgaaataaaaaaaaattataaaactgaGTGCTGagcatataaatgaaattagttgatttttaaaagCGTTAATCTAAACACAACACGGTTTAAAATATGATTAAAGGTGTGAAAGTGTAAAAGTTTTAATTCATAGacaaaggaaatattttaaattaacggtttattttaaatttttagttacaCTTTTGTTGGGTGCCATTTTGGTGTTGTGCACAGCGGCCGTGATCAAAACCACGGAAGAGCGCAACTTTGTTGAAGGCTGTGAATCGGATACGGAACTGTGGGGTTCGGAAGATGgcactaaattttatttctgtgtTGGCGACAATATGGCATTAGAGCAATCGTGTGAGCCCGATACATTCTTTGTGAAAAATGCCACCGTCTCCGGTTGTGTTCCTCTAGATGAGGTAGCCGATAGTTGTATTTATCATGTTGTACCAGAGCCATGTGAGGGTATAAATTTGTCACAACCCCAACCCCATCCAGATCCGACTAAATACTACTTCTGCCCTGCCAGTGGTGCTGATCCTATGGAATTGCCTTGTCCCAGTGACAAAGCCTTTGTCAAGCAAGATGGCTACATGGGTTGCTTTAACTGGACAATGTGGCGTACTATTCGAGGTTgtgatttaaaagaatagaacaataatgaaatatttacaaCAATAGTACTaactaatttctattttgtACATATTAACGAAAGCATGACTaagtttttccttaattttttacACCTCAATAAACtcctaaattatttttgtacaagTAAATTCGTAAATTTGTGCCAAgtctattattaaaaaaaatgtatttagctGACACTGATAACAGTCATTCTGTcaattttaataagattttaaTCACACATTTGAacacgtattttgtttttgcgtTTCTGTATTGATTGACATTCAAGTGCTAAGAGATAAACGGAAATTAAAtcgtttaatgttttttttttataattcttccACTGTATccatttaaaattgataaacaattttctattgaagaaaaaagtaattaatttcaGTTTAATAGAAATGTAATTATCTACgttttgtgttgtgtttttgttaaatgaTTAGATACCTTGCTTAAACagactttaattaaaataaaatagatggttaatgtttatttaaaaaacggaaatttacaatagatttctgatgaaaaacatttaaacttATATTGATTTAGGCTATTAAATGCATATTGTTTCATAGACTGAATTTGTAAGCTTTTtagtttattgtattttttgtgctctggatatatgtatttacacttTCAGATAATTGGATTTTGGTGCACATAGTAAGGGAAGGAAATTTCTCTCCTACTTTTGCTTCTGGAAATTATTCCTGACCATATTTTAGAGGGAGCGGgtaaaaataaatgataaatttcATTGCGTGAAAATTGTTTGCTAGTAATTTTTGAAGCTTGTTCTTATAGACACCACAGTGTGAATAGGAACAAGCGATGACGCATATTTCCATCATGTTGGATTTGTCAATTGTCATAATTGCCGCATTTAGGCTTCAAGAATCCACATGTGATCGCTGAGAAATCCATTTTATTTACTGAACGTGCTATATTTAtacaattcaaaatattttaagaattttagaatCTATTTgttagaactttttttttttataaaatttatttttcagcaaaaaaaattatgttcaatctttatcttaaaatatacgGTTATATACAATTCATGTACAGCTGCat
The nucleotide sequence above comes from Calliphora vicina chromosome 1, idCalVici1.1, whole genome shotgun sequence. Encoded proteins:
- the LOC135955958 gene encoding uncharacterized protein LOC135955958; its protein translation is MIKVTLLLGAILVLCTAAVIKTTEERNFVEGCESDTELWGSEDGTKFYFCVGDNMALEQSCEPDTFFVKNATVSGCVPLDEVADSCIYHVVPEPCEGINLSQPQPHPDPTKYYFCPASGADPMELPCPSDKAFVKQDGYMGCFNWTMWRTIRGCDLKE